In Felis catus isolate Fca126 chromosome B1, F.catus_Fca126_mat1.0, whole genome shotgun sequence, the sequence cccacatcaggctctgtgctgtcagtgcataacctgctagggattctctctctctgcccctaccctgcctgtgcactctctctctctctctgtctgtctctctctctctctctctaaataaataaagaaaaacttagaaaaataaaatcataatctgCTTTGATCAAATACTATACATTAACctgggataaaatattttcaggatgttgtaaaaacagaaaaagaaaatagtggagatgaatgaagaaataggGAAAATAGTTGAGGGTATTCATTCTGAAAAGCATAACTAACTATTATTAACATGGTTGCACACGGACATTCTGTTTAGGACTGTGTCTTAAAGCAATGGTTGATCATTCAATAGCATCATCTTAATTTCACAATGCAGAGGTGTAAGATAATAAGCTCCCCATGTGTATAACAGAAACCAGGGCTCTTCTAGTTAttgaaatacacacatacacattacaCAATTTATGCTGAAAACAAGTGTCTAGAAGGGAGAAAACCTATAATGATcacaaaaaaaattccattctcatgccaaatatattacataatacaattaaaatttataGATCACACAGCTTGTCTGCAAAGTATGGTTAGTCCTCAGACCAGCAAGCATCAGCATCAGCTAGGAATTTGTCAGAAATTAGTAtgcccatcccagacctactaaCTGGCCAGTCAATCTATGTTTTGACAAGAATGTCATGGCATTCTGATCCAAACAATACTGAGGAACTGGGGCACGATACAGAGATATTGCAAGAAACCAGGATAAAGACTGGGGTTTGTTGCTTAGTCTGCATTCTagatcttagaagaaaacctagaatttatttatgtttttaggtTTCTAGGCTATCCAACCTAATAATCTAGTTTACAGGGTCTGAGTGTGGAGGAGAATCTGGGGAGAGTCTCTGGTTAGAAGGCAGGCAGTCATTTATTCGCCCTAAGCTCTTTTAGGAATGGGAAGCACAGACATAGGAAAATGAACAGGGGTAGAGCCAGCAGGACAGGGGTTAGGGTCCCAAATGTTCCATGTAAAGGTCTGAAAAGCCACAGACAGTATCATTGAGCCTAAGGAAGCCAGCATTCCCAAGTACCATGAAGCTACACTCTTAATTCTCTTACCCTTGAGAAATGTACCCATCTGCTTCTACTAATTTCTCACAACACTCAAATGGGCTAATGTCACATTATCTCACTtgtcattttccttctatttctgtgagAATGAGGATGAGAAAAGAGGACGAAAGATAGAGAAATAAACATCCCCAGGACAGGAGCAGAAGGACCAGTGCCAACCCCTAAAATAAGTAGAGGACTTCTTCCACGTCCCCCCTTTGCCCCTGAAACCATTCTATTTGCCATGTGGAAAATAGTAAGTGATAGCGATTCAGCAATTATAGCTCATCTTAATAGGAGCTACTTAATAGGAGCTACTAAAACAATAATAGATGCAACAACTGCCACCACCAGCTTTGCCATGGCTCTCGCACACCAATCCCTCCGAGGTAAGCACTGCCGTCCTCACTTTAATGAGGCTGAATCGCTCATCCAAGAGTCCTGTGAAGGCCAAGATTAAAAGTCAGGGCCATTTGGCTGAAAAAGCCCATGTTTTTCCACTTTGCTACTTCTGCCACAAGCTCCAGTAAAGTTGGTACAAAAAATTCCATAAACAAAAGTATGAATTAGGTAGTTTGTCTCCAGTGACACTGAATCTTCAGAAGCTTATGCTCACTCCATCCTCTCCATCAAAATTTGCACTCAGGAATAGGTCTGGCAAACTCAACTGACAGTAgagattttaatttcaaaaatagaacTGTTTGGCTTACAATGAGATGAATATCATACCAAAAACTTGGTACCAACAGCAATTGAATTATGAAAACTGGAATTTGTAAAGATGATCAGTTAAAAAGACTTCCCTTAACACAGCCAGTGTTTGAATTAATATCTATCTACATAAACAATTCTATCGGGCATCCTAAAGCTTAAATACGTAATAGCAGAAGAAGGAAGGTGTTTAAAAATCCTATCAGACTGTGTACCTTCAATTATATTTGGATCTTGTATCATATAAGGAAATCTTTGTAAACCCATAATGCTTACAGAAGCAACTGATAAGCTATTTAAAACTACAGTGCAGCTTAGAAAATTATCTTATCAGTAAACTGAACAATAAGTTACTGATGGTTCTAACAGTGCCTAATATACTTCCTGGATAGATTCATTGAGCAAGGTAATCTGGTTTCTTAccacaaaataaagacaaaatatatgatcAACCTATAAAACTTTTGCAGTAAATATCTCCAAcaacattttacataaataagtTCCCAAAGCGAATCTATCACTTCTGCCCAACTATCCTGTGGTAGTGAATATTTAAGCTCAGAATTAGTCATTGGAACTACCTCATTAGTCTCTTTCCAACATTACACTTGTCAATTTCTGATCCCCGCACAGCTGCTAACAACACAATAGTACTATATAGATGAAGACATTTTACTAAGTCATTTGTGAGTGATGGCATTCAAAATGAGGAACCTGTAACAAAGGATATATAATTTGATTAAATGATACTTATTTAAAAGTGggcattttaggggcacctgggtggctcagtcggttaagcatccaacttcagctgaggtcatgatctcatggttcataagttcgagcccctcgttgggctctgtgctgacagctcagagcctgaagcctgcttcagattctgtctccctctctctctgcctctcccttgcatgctctctctctctcaaaaataaaataaacattaaaaaaaattttttaagtggacATTTTAATCAATGTGGTACAATGGTTATAATCCCATCTGTAGCTTTATATTTCatgataatataatttatatgtaacaCAGTATTAAAATGGCCGGAGTTTTCCCACAGCTGCTGTACTCTTGGACCAAATTTGTTAGCACCAGCAACTGTGGTCCCATTTCTCAGCCTAGACACTTCATTCATTATTCGGGAAGTCAGCTTTCCATTACTATATGTAATAGTAAGGAATGGCTTACAGGTGAATCAATGGAAACTGAAAATGGAAAGCCAATGTTTTGCTtctcagttttattcttcttcttataaCCTGATCTGCTCACAAGTGGTTAATCTAATGAATCTGTTGTTCAATATCTCATTTTCCCCAAAACGTTTCTCTGTGAGAGAGTTCTGgcaaataacaaaatgacaagCAGTGAGTATTTCACGACCCTGTCCTTGGTCTCAAGCTCTTTCTTATCTCTGCTTATCTCTTATCTGTATCTCCCCCCAGAACTATGTTTccctaaattaaaaatgtttctacaacTGGTGAATTGAAGATGCCCTTAATACTCCTCGTCTGACAATAAAGCACCTCTGAGGCATACCAAATGAGTACCTTACCCACCCCAAAACATCTTTCAAGACAGCAAGAGCTGGGCTGATTCGCTCTACTAACCCTGTTCCCGTGCATATTTGGAACACAGTAGAGGCCATTTAGTTCACCAACTGAGTAATGTATAATGATCTTTTGTCAATATCAATAACATTATGTAGCAATTCTAATTCATTAAAATAACTTAGCTTGGAATGTTTGGTTGCTTAATGGCTGGGATGGTATGTGGACATAAATTAGAAAGAAACAGATAATGCCTATACTATTAACAACATTGTTGGACTAGCTGAAACCTATTTCTTTTGGCAACTATTTCTATTTGATGCAGTTCATTTAATCTTAAACATTCACCGAATGCCTACCATTTTCTGGGTACTCAGGGGAGAAAGATGAATTAAGTAGAGGATCCACCCCCTTTGAGGCATCCACACTCTAGTTACGAAGAAAGCCATGTGAAAAACCAATGTTTAAAGTACAATCTATTAAGTGCAAAACCAGTTTGGGACTGTAGAAGCAGAACAGTGGCAGAGATCAGCTGCCTGGCAGGGTCAGACCATTTCATCAatgagaaatcatttaaaaattatcacctgaaatatgttaattttaaaaactagggtgcacctaggtggctcagtgggttaagcatctgacttcggctcaggtcatgatctcatggttcgtgggttcgagccctgtgttggactctgtgctgacagctcagagcctggagcctgctttggattctgtgtctccctctctctctgcccctcccccactcatgctctgtctctctcaaaaaatgaataaatgttgaaaaaaattaaaaattaatagactCTCTAAGTAAATGTATGATTCCTTAGTGGCATTATTATTTCCCACTAATAAAACTGCTAAAAGCTTTAATCACTCTCTGTTagatattatttcattcacatttaaTACTTAAAGGACCTAATCAAGTAGGGATCTATTTCCGCACCCCTTTCCTGCCCAaggcaaatctttttttaaaaaaatctgtattcatGTTCTCTACCACCCTGCAATGATAGAGCAAGATATGATCCAATCTGGACCTCTTCTCCTTCATTGACACATTTTAAGGACCCATACTCCAGGGAGTCAGGTAGTAAATAATACTGCAAGTTAGGCACATAGCTAACGTGCATTGTTAAATAACTGTATTATCAAGGAACTCAACTGCTTCACTCTATGCTAATAAAACACCTTGTAATCAAAAGCATTTGGACGGGGCTGATTGCTACTATTAAATCTCTAAAGCATAAGTAAGAGTGTGCATGACTTAAAATTTGACTCTCGTATTAAGTCCTCACAATCTTTGAGATATCAAATAGTCGAGAAATATTCGTCTCTGCACAGTTTTGTATACACTACAAATGTGTAAATGAGTAAAATGAGTACCAAGAGATGTAGGCATCTTGACAAAATATCTAATCACAGAAAAATAATCCACATTTTACTTGGCTGTGCCACAAACCAGCTGTATGGCCTTGGATGGGACACTCAAATTCACTGAATCTCCTATGTGACAAATGAATGGACTATTCTCTGtattttgaggggagaaaaataaactaaattaatgGAACTGAACTAGATGCTCTCTAGAGTTTCTCTAGGCTCAAACATTATGAAAGCTTCTAAAAAGTGTCTTTTAGAAATTTTCTGTAGCCTTTCATCCCAGGTTTTGAAATGAAATCCCACTGTCAAATCATTTCCAGACATCTGGAACACCTAATCCATCCCCAGTGTAAGATACCAAGGCAGTTAACAATTAAGCTGTTATTAGTGAATCATGTGTTCTAAACGGCCACTTGCTGGGCCCTATTATTTTAGTGTCACAGCCATGACCTGAAAATAATACAGGCATTTGAGAAACTCATTAACTTGTAGAACCCTGAGGTACAGTTTATCATATCAGAGAAATCTACTAGAGAAATCCCAGTAGGAACACATGTGTTCCTAAGCATATAAAACCTCACCAGAGTAAGAAATATCTGAAAGTGTAAGACACATCATTCTTCAAAATATTCCCTGGTGAAAAACTTCGTAAGTGGCATACTGAACTGAAAACGGCCCTTCACACTTACGAACTAAGTAAGACACTTTCAATGGGAATAATACATTTACCTAGATCTACATAACACATGCACATACCATAACTGGCACAGCCAAAGTGTCCATTGCAAATAAAAAGCACATCCTTAAAAGAATCATTACAAAAcacccaaagagaaaaaaagaacagggaagCCCACAAAGTAGGTCAAACCAGCATCACCCTAGAAATTATGCAAATCAGAAAACATTTGGAGTAATAATCGTATATAAGGCTCCAAACCCACTCAAAAGAtgctttaaaagtaaaataaaatagtgaaactAACGGGCAGAGGGACCCATGGGGGAAAAGATAAGCTTGGgttataggaaaaaaagaaacattctcaCATGCTATGTATGTATCTTAATGAAGGGTAGtggatataaaacaaaacataaaatattattctgtGCTTATGTAGCTCAAGTTGCTGCAACTCAAGACAGATGTACAGGGACTGAAGATTCATCAGAACATTCCTTTTcatcatgcatttctttttcagtccGAAGGGAGACAGCACCAAAACAGAAACCAAATGGAGCAGGCAGAAGGACAGTGCTctggttgagaaaaaaaaatgaacaccgGGAGGGAACAGGGCTCATCTGTGTAATATTATGAATGACTCAGAGTAAAAACAGACTTGCTTATCAAGTCTTGTAGAAGCTACTTCTAAATCTGATTTTAGCTACCTTTAGGAAGAGGAGTTAATATATAACACAGTGACTCTGGCAGAGAATACTTAAGGATTCAAAATGGGCTTGGGTAAATTTGTGAATGGCTGAGAAAAGCTGAGGTTAATTCCTATCCTTTATATTTGATGCAGAGAGAACAATTGTACCCTCACAGCCTCCATTGGCGACATCTGATTGAAATGCTAGGGTGGTATGGGCCACAAATCTGGcaagttctatttttttcatgttacacGAAATATATCAAGgtgttatttattaaatatacttCTAATAAATGGATTAGAAAAGCCTACAGGCTGGCTGTATATTCCAACCACATTCTTTCTCCATGAGAAAATGCTGTCCAGTGATTGTCCTTATCTgatgcatatataaaaatgtctggctggggcgcctgggtggcgcagtcggttaagcgtccgacttcagccaggtcaccatctcggggtccgtgagttcgagcccggcgtcaggctctgggctgatggctcagagcctggagcctgtttccgattctgtgtctccctctctctctgcccctcccccgttcatgctctgtctctctctgtcccaaaaataaataaacgttgaaaaaaaaaaaatgtctggattTGCTCTTCATCAAGtccttaacaaattttttttgatacGTAGTGATAAGAGCTAGAAATGAGTAATTTAGCAGAGTTGTTGTGAGTGGCTCTTTTCAGATTTTCAAGAGTAGAAATAGTTTCAGTAGAGAACAAAATCCTAGAACAACTCATTGCTTCCTGGTAAATGACATCAGATGCTGagattaaatacagagaaccaatcTGGGGTTCGGAAACCCTACAACAACAGATATGTGAGCATGGCTCCTGCACGTTTGAGATACCTAAGAAAACACACTGTGATGGAGAAGAGAACACAAGGGATTTACTAACAGCTCAACCaggaaaaaagaatttaggtCTGACTTAGATATGAGACAGGCTTTGTTCAAGTTCAATCAGTTCCATCTCTGAAATGAAATTGCAACGGGACAGGATTTCTTTAAAAGAGTTATAGTTGCTTACTAAAAATTAGTTGGCTCCCTAGTTTGATGGAAGTTACTACCTCGTTTTCCTTGTTGGACTTTCTTGTGGTTGTGATTGCTGAAAGAAGAACCTCTATTTACATGGTCTCTTATTTATTTGAGTTCACTGAACCTAATCTAGATGTGGAGACCTGTAATCGTGCTTCTGGCAAAGAACAGAGGGAACTCtgtttaattaaaagcaaaaaaaactcACATTCATTAAAGCTAACTATCTAATAACTACATTCTCCTCACACACTATCGTTATTACTTAATCAAAAATAGATTTCCTAGCCACTCTATTGACCATATAGAATGGCCCCTCAGCAGTGTAGAAATGCTCCATCAAAGCAGGAACGTGTTCCAGGGGAATGGCATCCACAAAAGAAGGGACCCTGGTAGGGATCTATTGTCTTAACTACTTTTTAGAGCAGCATCGGTTAGCCAACAATCACCAATCCTATCTCTTCCGAAACTCAAAACCGATTAAATTGACCTCTGTATTTAGAAAAGATTACCAAGGAGTTCAGCAAACCTTACTTCTGGTAGTGGGCTGGCCGGTTTGGTTAGGATTCCTCCTACATACACAACATTAGGCAGAGTGGGTCTCGGGAACTCCAGTGCTACATCTGTACACAGCATCCACAGACTGGACCCATGGACCAAGTCATACATGGACTTCTCCGGCAGCAGGTTGTACTTCTGCATTATCCTTTCATACTTGGGAAGAACCAGAAAGCTGACCCCTAATCTGGAAATGAGGTAAACGCCGGTATTTTTCATCCTTTGCAGCAAGTTCATGTGGTCTGTGAGGAGTGAGTTAAACTCCGGGACGTAAGCTAATGGGGCAGGAGCACCCACTTCAGCAGGATACCAAAGGCCAGTTGAAAATACAGCATATTTAACCCCTAAAAGATGCGCTATCACAAATCCACACATGTCATTAGGGTCCACCAGCAGCAGgtcaaacttttccttttttagacCCTGAATCAGGGCACGGTTGCCAACCATCATATCACAGTTCTTAGTATAGTGATCCAGTATGTCAAACAGTTCGATTGCTGTCAATCTCCCAGAGAAAATATTCCGCATTTTGGACTGCAGGAAAGCATCCGAGGTGGTACTGTTAAAAATCCCTGGGTAGCGCTGGAGGCTGTAATGATTAGATGGCGCGATGTCTCTGCcttcagagagaagaaacactGTACGGTGGCCTCTCTCGTGCAAGGCTGAGGCTAGTGTCTTGAAAATGTACATATGGCTTTCAAACATAATTGGCGGCACGATGATGATTTTGGCAGCCTTCGCTATCCCAACCGCACTCCACAGGAGCACGAAATACGGAGTGTAAGACTTCATCGCTGAAATGACAACCagaaaaagacttaaaacaaAGTATAGTCCTTACCATTCAAAACAAACAATCACAAAGACTTCTTTCAAAGTATTTGATGATCCAATATTTTGTCTAAGGATCACTGTTTAAAAGTATCCTGATATTTGTTCTAATTAcctctctatttttaaaagataatttttgtaaAGTACAGAACTGACAGCAAAACTGACTGAaactgaaatacatttaaaatatatctgttGCAGAGCACATAACTCCATCAGTAATAGAGAACTAGATACTTACTGAGAACTAGATttcagaaatctgaaataaaacttcTATAAGATTGAATGAAAGATCTCTCTTCTTCGAataatcacaatgagatatctatGAAACATTGTTtatcttcctttaaattttttttttgatgtttattttttgagagagagacagagcaggagtgggggatggggagagagagagatggagacacagaatccaatgcaggctccaggctctgtttgagctgtcagcacagagaccaaccagggctcaaacccacaaatggcgagatcatgacctgcgccgaagctggtgcttaaccaactgagctacccaggtgccccaacactgttTATCTTTTAATTGAACATTAATGTTAATCCCAGGAAGAAGGGCcaagattttttatttctgggtGCATCAGCATGTATGTGtctctttaaatcattttatcaCAGCAGTTACGTTCCCAATTATGACCAAAGCATACCAAagaaagattgttttaaaaaataatcctttcaAGTAACAGTTCTATATAAAGGACATTTTTCTACAGGAAAGATTACATTCGATGTGAATTTCCCCTCTATCTAAATACACTTATGTATCCTGGCAGTCTCTATGTAATTTATAGCAATTTGCTAATTCATTTCcggacattaaaagaaaaacttttaatagAAAAGTTCAAGGGAGTTAACCAGATCTATGTAAATGTTTATAGAAGTGATTGATTAACAAGTGTGTGCCAGACCACACTTCCTGTGTTGTACTTGTAAGTCAGGTGCAAATGGCAAGTTAGATCATGGTTGTACAGGTGATACCTATCATTTCTACCTTTTCATGTTAGTGGATTATGTACGATAGTTAGAGTTGTCCTCAATCAGTTTTTAGAAATAAGTGTTCTACCTGTGGGGTCTATATAGTGTGCAAACTCCTCCTACCCGACCCAATGTAATTTTTACTTAGACTCTAAATTAGCctccaaactgaaaacaaacaaacaaacacacaaacaaacaaaacccatctaAATAATAATTACCCATGCAAACTGGATATTTTTACTTCAAGGAACAACTTAGAATAGATTTATATGCACATCACCAAATCAATaaccattttcattcattatcatATATTAACTACCCTACTTGTACAAATTCGCACCATCTAAATGAAGTTTTAGCAACTATACCTTCTCAACATTCAAACAcgctgcaaaaaacaaaaaagaaatcaatagcgGGCAAATGATAGATTCTTCTCATATCAAGATTTAAACTatagaggagcctgggtggcccggttggttgagcgtccgatttcagctcagatcatgatctcacagttcatgggttcgagccctgcatcgggctctgtgctgacagctcagagcctggagcctgctttggattctgtg encodes:
- the UGT8 gene encoding 2-hydroxyacylsphingosine 1-beta-galactosyltransferase, coding for MKSYTPYFVLLWSAVGIAKAAKIIIVPPIMFESHMYIFKTLASALHERGHRTVFLLSEGRDIAPSNHYSLQRYPGIFNSTTSDAFLQSKMRNIFSGRLTAIELFDILDHYTKNCDMMVGNRALIQGLKKEKFDLLLVDPNDMCGFVIAHLLGVKYAVFSTGLWYPAEVGAPAPLAYVPEFNSLLTDHMNLLQRMKNTGVYLISRLGVSFLVLPKYERIMQKYNLLPEKSMYDLVHGSSLWMLCTDVALEFPRPTLPNVVYVGGILTKPASPLPEDLQMWVNGANEHGFVLVSFGAGVKYLSEDIANKLAGALGRLPQKVIWRFSGTKPKNLGNNTKLIEWLPQNDLLGHSNIKAFLSHGGLNSIFETMYHGVPVVGIPLFGDHYDTMTRVQAKGMGILLEWKTVTEGELYEALVKVINNPSYRQRAQKLSEIHKDQPGHPVNRTVYWIDYILRHNGAHHLRAAVHQISFCQYFLLDIAFVLLLGAALFYFFLSWVTKFIYRKIKSLWSRNKHSTVNGHYHNGILNGKYKRNGHIKHEKKVK